The following are from one region of the Pseudomonas putida genome:
- a CDS encoding thioesterase family protein, whose amino-acid sequence MTESPQRTAFSHFHPILTRPQDNDLNGHIAGATVHGFFETAIQAFLVEQAELDLRDGELAAFVVSSAADFYALPGFPDVLEVGLGVTRLAGSTVEYRLALFRPGEPEACAAGTVVQVFIERASGRPVALPETLQVILSGILLEPQA is encoded by the coding sequence ATGACCGAATCCCCTCAGCGCACTGCCTTCTCCCATTTCCACCCCATTCTCACCCGCCCCCAGGACAACGACCTGAACGGCCACATTGCCGGTGCCACCGTGCACGGCTTCTTCGAAACCGCCATCCAGGCGTTCCTTGTCGAACAGGCCGAACTGGACCTGCGTGACGGCGAGCTGGCCGCCTTCGTGGTCAGCTCGGCGGCGGACTTCTACGCGTTGCCAGGCTTCCCGGACGTGCTGGAAGTGGGGCTGGGGGTAACGCGCCTGGCAGGCAGCACGGTGGAGTACCGCCTGGCCCTGTTCCGCCCAGGGGAGCCGGAGGCGTGTGCGGCAGGCACGGTGGTGCAGGTGTTCATCGAGCGCGCCAGTGGCCGGCCAGTGGCGTTGCCAGAAACGCTGCAGGTGATCCTGTCTGGCATCCTGCTGGAACCGCAGGCATAA
- a CDS encoding FdhF/YdeP family oxidoreductase yields MTSYQPLPDNAPASSPRYKPYHGPAGGWGALRSVAKAWVGSDNALKNIRALLKTNQNGGFDCPGCAWGDSPESGMVKFCENGAKAVNWEATKRRVDAAFFARYSVTSLLQQSDYWLEYQGRLTEPMVYDAPSDRYQPISWDAAFNLIARELNKLASPDQAEFYTSGRASNEAAYLYQLFVRAYGTNNFPDCSNMCHEASGVALGQSVGVGKGTVTFDDFEHADAIFVWGQNPGTNHPRMLDPLRDAVKRGAQVVCINPLKERGLERFQHPQNPLEMLTNSDRPTNTAFFRPALGGDMAMLRGMAKFVLQWEREAQAKGEPAIFDHAFIAEHGHGIDDYLAVVDATPWEHIQAQSGLALADIELAARMYCRGKRVIMCWAMGITQHRHSVPTIQEIVNLQMLRGNIGVPGAGLCPVRGHSNVQGDRTMGINERPPAALLDAIEQRFGFPVPRHNGHNTVEAIHAMLDGRAKVFIGLGGNFAQATPDTERTAQALRNCELTVHISTKLNRSHLVHGKQALILPCLGRTDIDLQADGPQAVTVEDSFSMVHASNGQLQPLSTQMRSEPAVIAGIAAATLGKTPVDWHWLVADYDRIRELIGDTIAGFSGFNQRLREPGGFYLGNSAASREWKTSTGRANFKANLLPDTLLDERVRASGQVPDLIMQSMRSHDQYNTTIYGLDDRYRGVRGQREVLFANEADIIRLGFQPGQRVDIVSLWGDEHVRRVHGFTLLAFDIPAGQAAAYYPEVNPLVPLESIGDGSHTPTSKFIAIKLERARDDGRIL; encoded by the coding sequence GTGACCTCGTATCAACCTCTCCCGGACAACGCCCCAGCCTCCTCCCCTCGCTACAAACCCTACCACGGCCCCGCCGGTGGCTGGGGCGCGCTGCGCAGCGTGGCCAAGGCCTGGGTCGGCAGCGACAACGCGCTGAAGAACATTCGCGCGCTGCTCAAGACCAACCAGAACGGCGGTTTCGATTGCCCCGGCTGTGCCTGGGGCGACTCGCCGGAAAGCGGCATGGTCAAATTCTGCGAGAACGGTGCCAAGGCGGTGAACTGGGAGGCGACCAAGCGCCGCGTCGATGCCGCCTTTTTTGCCCGCTACAGTGTCACGTCGCTCCTGCAGCAGAGCGACTATTGGCTGGAGTACCAGGGGCGCCTGACCGAGCCGATGGTCTACGACGCACCCAGCGACCGCTACCAGCCGATCAGCTGGGACGCCGCCTTCAACCTGATCGCCCGCGAGCTTAACAAGCTGGCCAGCCCTGACCAGGCCGAGTTCTACACATCGGGGCGCGCCAGCAACGAAGCGGCGTACCTGTACCAGTTGTTCGTACGCGCCTATGGCACCAACAATTTCCCCGACTGCTCGAACATGTGCCACGAGGCCAGCGGCGTAGCCCTGGGGCAAAGCGTCGGGGTCGGCAAGGGCACCGTCACCTTCGACGACTTCGAGCACGCCGACGCAATTTTCGTCTGGGGGCAGAACCCCGGCACCAACCACCCGCGCATGCTCGACCCACTGCGCGATGCGGTAAAACGCGGTGCCCAAGTGGTGTGCATCAACCCGCTCAAGGAGCGAGGCCTGGAGCGCTTCCAGCACCCGCAGAACCCGCTGGAAATGCTGACCAACAGCGACCGGCCGACCAACACCGCATTCTTCCGCCCGGCCCTGGGCGGCGACATGGCGATGCTGCGCGGCATGGCCAAGTTCGTCCTGCAATGGGAACGCGAAGCCCAGGCCAAGGGCGAACCAGCCATCTTCGATCACGCCTTCATCGCCGAACATGGCCATGGCATCGACGACTACCTCGCGGTAGTGGACGCCACCCCGTGGGAGCACATCCAGGCACAGTCCGGCCTGGCGCTGGCAGACATCGAGCTGGCCGCGCGCATGTACTGCCGCGGCAAGCGGGTGATCATGTGCTGGGCGATGGGCATTACCCAGCATCGCCACTCGGTGCCGACCATCCAGGAAATAGTCAACCTGCAGATGCTGCGCGGCAACATCGGCGTACCAGGCGCCGGCCTGTGCCCGGTGCGCGGCCACAGCAACGTGCAGGGTGACCGCACCATGGGCATCAACGAACGCCCGCCGGCGGCCCTGCTGGACGCCATCGAGCAGCGCTTCGGCTTCCCCGTGCCGCGGCACAATGGCCACAACACCGTCGAGGCGATCCACGCCATGCTCGACGGCCGGGCCAAGGTATTCATCGGCCTGGGTGGCAACTTCGCCCAGGCCACGCCAGACACCGAGCGCACCGCCCAGGCGCTGCGCAACTGCGAGCTGACCGTGCACATCAGCACCAAGCTCAACCGCAGCCACCTGGTGCACGGCAAGCAGGCTCTGATCCTGCCATGCCTGGGCCGCACCGACATCGACCTGCAGGCCGACGGGCCACAGGCGGTCACGGTAGAGGACTCGTTCAGCATGGTCCATGCCTCCAATGGCCAGCTGCAGCCGCTTTCGACGCAGATGCGCTCGGAGCCGGCAGTTATCGCCGGTATCGCCGCCGCCACCCTGGGCAAGACGCCCGTGGACTGGCACTGGCTGGTGGCTGACTACGACCGTATTCGCGAGCTGATCGGCGACACCATCGCCGGCTTCAGCGGCTTCAACCAGCGCCTGCGCGAGCCGGGCGGTTTCTACCTGGGCAATAGCGCCGCCAGCCGCGAATGGAAGACCAGCACCGGCCGCGCCAACTTCAAGGCCAACCTGCTGCCCGACACACTGCTCGACGAGCGCGTACGCGCCAGCGGCCAGGTGCCGGACCTGATCATGCAGTCGATGCGCTCGCACGATCAGTACAACACCACCATCTACGGCCTGGATGACCGTTACCGCGGCGTGCGCGGCCAGCGCGAGGTGCTGTTCGCCAACGAAGCAGACATTATCCGCCTCGGCTTCCAGCCGGGGCAGCGGGTCGACATCGTGTCATTGTGGGGGGATGAACATGTGCGCCGTGTGCACGGTTTCACCCTGCTGGCCTTCGACATCCCGGCCGGGCAGGCGGCGGCATACTACCCGGAGGTGAACCCGCTGGTGCCGCTGGAGAGCATTGGCGACGGCAGCCATACGCCGACGTCGAAGTTCATTGCCATCAAGCTGGAGCGGGCGCGGGACGACGGGCGTATCCTGTAG